TCAAGAAATCCGCCAGCACGGACAGCAGCGCCTCGCGGTCGACGTCCTCTTCGCCCATGCGCGCGGTGAAGTCGTCGACGAAGGCGAAGAAATCCACCTTGCATTGCCGGTAGGCGGTCAGCACTTCCAGCTCCGCGACCACCTTGAAGCGCGAGACGCCGGTGAGCTCGAGGATGTAGCGGCCGTCGCCGGATTCGGCGAGCTGGGTGATGCGGCCGACGCAGCCGACGCGGAACAGCGCCGGCTTGTCCGAATTCTTCGGCGAATGTGCGACGTCAGGCTGGATCATGCCGATCAGGCGATGGCCGTCGCGGAACGCATCGTCGACCATCGCGAGATAGCGCGGCTCGAAGATGTTGAGCGGCATCTGGCCGCGGGGCAGCAGCAGCGCGCCCGGCAACGGAAACACCGGAATGATCTCCGGAAGGTCGGCGGGCCCGCGATATTCGATGTTGATCGGCATCTGGTCCCCGCTGATCTCGCTAGAGGATGATCCGGACCCGAAGGACCGCGTCAGCGCGAAGTGTGAAGCGGTTTTCCGACAAGATCATGCTCCAACAATAATCGCGCCTTACGAGAACAGGATCGTCGACAAGCGCTTGCGTCCCTCGACGGTTGCATCATCCGTGCCGCCCCAGGCCTCGAAGAACTGCACCAGCTGCTTGCGGGCGCCGTCATCGTTCCACTTGCGGTCGCGCTTGACGATCTCGAGCAGCTGCTCGGTGGCCGCAGTGCGGTTGCCTTGGGCGTTGAGCGCGGTCGCAAGGTCGAACCGCGCCTGATGATCGAGCGGGTTTGCGGCGACTTTCTGTTCGAGCTCGGCGACCGGGCCGAGCTGCTCCGCCTGTTCGGCGAGCTCGATCGTGGTCTGCACGGCCTTCACCGCGGGGTCGTTGCGCTTGGATTCCGGCACCATGGCCAGCGTCTGCTTGGCCTGCTCCATCGCGCCCGACGTGGCGTAGCATTTGGCGAGACCGGCAAGGGCGGGGATGTTGGTCGAATCGTACTGCAGCACTTCGGCGTAGATCTGCGCGGCCGCTGCGGCGTCGCCCTCGGCGAGCACAGCCTCGGCTTCCTGCAGGATCTCGGCGATGT
This is a stretch of genomic DNA from Bradyrhizobium sp. CB2312. It encodes these proteins:
- a CDS encoding LON peptidase substrate-binding domain-containing protein, producing the protein MPINIEYRGPADLPEIIPVFPLPGALLLPRGQMPLNIFEPRYLAMVDDAFRDGHRLIGMIQPDVAHSPKNSDKPALFRVGCVGRITQLAESGDGRYILELTGVSRFKVVAELEVLTAYRQCKVDFFAFVDDFTARMGEEDVDREALLSVLADFLKANNLKVDWEGVESAPNEALVNALAMMSPYGPAEKQAMLEAPDLKTRAEILIAVTEMDLAKKRTSGDPPLQ
- the trxA gene encoding thioredoxin, with the protein product MTIIDQGNGAAGPAAADLIKDTTTQTFVKDVIEESKRQPVLIDFWAEWCGPCKQLTPVLEKAVKAARGKVKLVKMNIDQHPAIPGQMGIQSIPAVIAFVNGQPADGFMGAVPESQVNAFIEKLTKGVTAPGEPNIAEILQEAEAVLAEGDAAAAAQIYAEVLQYDSTNIPALAGLAKCYATSGAMEQAKQTLAMVPESKRNDPAVKAVQTTIELAEQAEQLGPVAELEQKVAANPLDHQARFDLATALNAQGNRTAATEQLLEIVKRDRKWNDDGARKQLVQFFEAWGGTDDATVEGRKRLSTILFS